Proteins co-encoded in one Phycisphaeraceae bacterium genomic window:
- a CDS encoding aldehyde dehydrogenase, producing MNTVRLDSLNPATGEIVGSVPLVPLDAIPAIVARARAASPAWAALSARQRADILRPAADVFAARAEELGTLLSREQGKPIRDGIGEVAACGSRLSEELDEIAAAVEPQLLTGEGVETRVHFDPFGVCAAITPWNFPILMPHWMVLPALITGNAVILKPSEETPLIAQAYADILNQFLPEGVLQVIHGREQGAALVAADVDLIAFTGSKATGQAIMREAASGLKRLILELGSKDPLLVLEGADLDKAAEFAARNSYRNCGQVCVSTERIYVDRRLHDAFVSKLTEETKKYTVGPCDDESAVIGPMIHDRQKAHVLAQLADAQRQGAILAAGGETREGNFISPAVLTSVSHDMDIMRTETFGPIACVMAVDSVDDAVKFANDSEYGLGAVVFGEESLARSAARRLTAGMIGVNRGLGGAPGMPWVGARQSGFGFHAGPMGHRQFCQVRVVSTCT from the coding sequence ATGAACACCGTTCGACTCGACTCGCTCAATCCGGCGACCGGCGAAATCGTCGGCTCCGTCCCGCTCGTGCCACTCGACGCGATCCCTGCCATCGTCGCCCGCGCCCGCGCCGCTTCGCCCGCATGGGCAGCACTGAGCGCCCGCCAGCGTGCCGACATCCTCCGCCCCGCTGCCGATGTCTTTGCTGCCCGCGCTGAAGAACTCGGCACGCTCCTGTCCCGCGAGCAAGGCAAGCCCATCCGCGACGGCATTGGCGAAGTGGCCGCGTGCGGATCACGACTCAGCGAAGAACTCGACGAGATCGCTGCCGCGGTCGAGCCTCAACTGCTCACCGGCGAAGGCGTCGAGACGCGCGTGCACTTCGACCCATTCGGGGTGTGTGCCGCCATCACGCCATGGAACTTCCCGATCCTGATGCCGCACTGGATGGTCCTGCCCGCGCTTATCACCGGCAACGCGGTCATCCTCAAGCCGAGCGAAGAAACGCCGCTCATCGCGCAGGCCTATGCCGACATTCTCAATCAGTTCCTGCCTGAAGGCGTTCTTCAAGTCATCCATGGCCGCGAACAAGGCGCCGCACTTGTCGCTGCCGATGTCGATCTCATCGCCTTCACCGGCTCGAAGGCAACCGGACAGGCGATCATGCGCGAGGCTGCCAGCGGGCTCAAACGCCTGATCCTCGAACTTGGGAGCAAGGATCCGCTGCTCGTGCTCGAAGGCGCTGATCTCGACAAGGCTGCCGAGTTCGCAGCACGCAACTCCTACCGCAACTGCGGCCAGGTCTGCGTCTCGACCGAACGCATCTATGTCGACCGCCGCCTGCACGACGCCTTTGTCAGCAAACTCACCGAAGAAACGAAGAAGTACACCGTCGGCCCGTGCGACGATGAATCCGCTGTCATCGGCCCCATGATCCACGACCGGCAGAAGGCGCACGTGTTGGCACAACTTGCCGATGCGCAGCGGCAAGGCGCGATCCTTGCCGCCGGCGGCGAAACACGCGAAGGCAACTTCATCAGCCCCGCTGTCCTCACCAGCGTCTCGCACGACATGGACATCATGCGTACCGAAACTTTCGGCCCCATCGCGTGCGTCATGGCTGTCGACTCCGTCGATGACGCGGTCAAGTTCGCCAACGACAGCGAATATGGGCTCGGTGCTGTTGTCTTTGGTGAAGAGTCACTCGCGCGCTCCGCTGCACGCCGGCTCACCGCTGGCATGATCGGCGTCAATCGAGGTCTGGGGGGCGCGCCCGGCATGCCATGGGTCGGTGCCCGCCAGAGCGGCTTCGGCTTTCACGCCGGACCCATGGGCCACCGCCAGTTCTGCCAGGTGCGCGTCGTCAGCACATGCACATGA
- a CDS encoding DUF1731 domain-containing protein translates to MSNRHIVIAGGSGFLGVSLATHLRAMGREVVIVSRSRPAGAFAHESWDGATVGSWARVLDGAAGLVNLAGRSVDCVKTPDHVDEILRSRVMSTQALGEACRRVEVPPRVWVQMSTAHIYGDPPTAVCDEDSAPGYGLAPFVGGAWEAAFEQARLPEQRAVVLRTGFVLGRDRGAGGGALARLRGVARLGLGGRVGSGTQGMSWIHELDMNRVFERALDDDSMQGMYIASGPNPTAQAEFMRTLRRVMNMPIGLPATALMVRLGAAVVLRTDPELALYGRYLAPRRLLNEGFEFRFGELEAALRDLLA, encoded by the coding sequence ATGAGCAACAGACACATCGTCATCGCGGGCGGGAGCGGGTTTCTCGGGGTCTCGCTGGCGACGCATCTGCGGGCGATGGGGCGCGAGGTGGTGATCGTGTCGCGGTCGCGTCCGGCAGGCGCGTTCGCGCACGAATCCTGGGACGGGGCGACGGTTGGGTCGTGGGCGCGAGTGCTTGATGGAGCGGCGGGGCTTGTGAACCTTGCTGGCCGATCAGTCGATTGCGTGAAGACCCCGGATCATGTCGATGAGATTCTGCGTTCGCGGGTGATGAGCACGCAAGCGCTCGGCGAAGCATGCCGGCGGGTGGAGGTTCCGCCTCGCGTGTGGGTGCAGATGAGCACGGCGCACATCTATGGCGACCCGCCCACAGCGGTGTGTGATGAAGATTCTGCGCCGGGTTATGGGCTTGCGCCGTTCGTGGGAGGTGCGTGGGAGGCAGCGTTTGAACAGGCGAGACTGCCCGAGCAGCGAGCGGTGGTTTTGCGAACGGGTTTCGTGCTCGGGCGCGATCGGGGTGCGGGAGGTGGTGCGCTCGCGCGGCTGAGGGGTGTTGCAAGGCTGGGGCTCGGCGGGCGCGTGGGCAGCGGGACGCAGGGCATGAGCTGGATTCATGAACTGGACATGAACCGCGTGTTCGAGCGTGCGCTCGATGACGACTCGATGCAGGGCATGTATATCGCTTCAGGGCCGAACCCGACAGCGCAGGCTGAGTTCATGCGGACTCTGCGGCGGGTGATGAACATGCCGATCGGGCTGCCGGCGACGGCGTTGATGGTGCGGCTTGGTGCGGCGGTTGTGTTGAGAACAGATCCGGAGTTGGCGTTGTATGGGCGCTATCTCGCGCCGCGGCGGTTGTTGAATGAGGGGTTCGAGTTCCGGTTTGGCGAACTTGAGGCGGCGCTGCGAGACCTGCTTGCGTGA
- a CDS encoding FG-GAP repeat protein, which translates to MFARQTTSSFNKARFAPSATLALVCGLASFAAAGDCPGAGTILTEQRISNTSGGFGGTIAADSFFGRAAVAIGDVDGDGVTDLAIGSYGDADGGLARGAVWIVFMNADGTVKGQQKISSTTGGLVGPPNNNAGFGYAIAPLGDMDNDGVPDIAVGAYRENDGGANRGAVYIIRLNANGTVKSQQKISSTQGGFTGPLLNADWFGTGVAAIGDLDGDGIIDIAVGTELDKDGGTNRGAVYILMLNANGTVKAEQKISSTQGGLTGPLLDNDRFGNAVAGIGDIDGDGIPDIIVGAYRDSDGGTARGAAYVLMLNADGTVKDEQKISSTQGGLTGPIANTDWFGSSVAAIGDIDGDGVVDIAVGAQQNDDGGMNHGAVYVLRMNSDGTVKSEQRLSSTTGGLTGPLAVGDVFGSAVGAIGDFDGDGIPDLIVGAMQADDGATDAGAVFLLTLDGCESSGSGPVVITTQPASLISGPAPSAVQFSVVAEGAPTISYQWRRDTVPLSNGGGISGATTATLTVTANSAAIGVYDCVVTNSFGSETSDGAILAVRPWPCLADLNQDGNLDFFDVQIFLQAFAAGCP; encoded by the coding sequence ATGTTCGCTCGTCAAACCACCTCGTCATTCAATAAGGCTCGTTTCGCTCCGTCCGCTACGCTCGCGTTGGTGTGCGGGCTGGCGTCATTCGCAGCCGCAGGTGATTGTCCAGGCGCAGGAACGATCCTCACTGAACAACGCATCAGCAACACGAGTGGTGGTTTCGGGGGCACAATCGCTGCCGACAGCTTCTTCGGACGCGCAGCCGTCGCCATTGGCGATGTTGACGGCGACGGTGTCACCGACCTGGCAATCGGTTCCTACGGCGACGCAGACGGCGGACTCGCACGCGGCGCAGTCTGGATTGTCTTCATGAATGCCGACGGCACCGTCAAGGGTCAGCAGAAAATCTCCAGCACCACCGGCGGACTCGTCGGGCCGCCAAACAACAACGCCGGGTTCGGCTACGCCATCGCGCCGCTCGGTGACATGGATAACGATGGCGTGCCCGATATCGCTGTCGGCGCATACCGCGAAAACGACGGCGGTGCAAACCGCGGAGCCGTCTACATCATCCGCCTCAACGCCAATGGCACTGTCAAGAGTCAGCAGAAAATCTCCAGCACTCAAGGCGGCTTCACAGGGCCTCTGCTCAACGCCGACTGGTTCGGAACCGGTGTCGCTGCTATCGGTGACCTCGACGGCGACGGCATCATCGATATCGCTGTCGGCACCGAACTCGACAAGGACGGCGGCACCAACCGTGGGGCTGTCTACATCCTCATGCTCAACGCCAATGGCACCGTCAAAGCTGAACAGAAAATCTCCAGCACCCAGGGCGGGCTCACCGGACCACTCCTCGACAACGACCGCTTCGGCAACGCTGTCGCTGGCATCGGCGACATCGATGGCGACGGCATTCCCGACATCATTGTCGGTGCCTACCGCGACTCTGACGGCGGAACCGCACGCGGTGCCGCATATGTGCTCATGCTCAACGCCGATGGCACCGTCAAGGACGAGCAAAAAATCTCCAGCACTCAGGGCGGGCTCACCGGGCCGATTGCCAATACCGACTGGTTCGGCAGTTCCGTCGCTGCCATCGGAGACATCGACGGCGATGGCGTGGTCGATATCGCGGTCGGCGCGCAGCAGAACGACGACGGCGGGATGAACCACGGAGCCGTTTATGTCCTCCGAATGAACTCCGACGGAACCGTCAAGAGCGAACAACGACTCAGCTCCACCACCGGCGGACTCACCGGACCGCTCGCTGTCGGCGATGTCTTCGGCTCGGCGGTTGGAGCAATCGGCGACTTCGACGGCGACGGCATTCCCGACCTGATCGTCGGCGCCATGCAGGCCGACGACGGCGCCACCGACGCCGGAGCGGTCTTCCTCCTCACACTCGATGGCTGCGAGAGCAGCGGCTCAGGACCCGTGGTCATCACAACTCAACCCGCCAGCCTCATCTCCGGCCCGGCACCCAGCGCGGTGCAGTTCTCGGTAGTCGCTGAAGGCGCGCCCACCATTTCGTACCAGTGGCGGCGCGACACAGTGCCCCTCAGCAACGGCGGAGGCATCAGCGGCGCTACAACCGCCACGCTCACCGTCACTGCGAACTCCGCAGCCATCGGTGTCTATGACTGTGTGGTCACCAACTCGTTCGGCAGCGAGACCAGCGACGGCGCGATTCTCGCCGTTCGGCCCTGGCCGTGCTTGGCCGACCTGAATCAGGACGGCAACCTCGACTTCTTCGACGTGCAGATCTTCCTTCAGGCCTTCGCGGCAGGATGTCCATAA
- a CDS encoding PD40 domain-containing protein — protein sequence MFNRICVRLLAAWFVLVSCSLSTRAGEVDLPRFPSISPDGSTIVFSWRGDLWRTSASGGEAFRLTAHPADETRSAWSPDGSLIAFESNRSGRRAIHTMKPDGSDVQQITTEDASLTLSGFTADGKFVLVSGSIEGDVYRSERPYRASIHGGPIERLHGAFGQAAAAHPDGVRYIFERGGSSWMRRHYRGPDDRNLYLYNSTDGSFARLTNWRGNDGQPVWKDADTIIYMSDLGSGEHGFVNLWAFDLATREPGARPLTAYTDRDITAFDVSRDGRTVVFTKWDGLYVAMFAGEILDQPTRIRVKAPADATPRRETRDVSGDVSEAILSPDGKVMAFVAFGDVYVRAIEEGSPTRQVTQSMARERDIAWSPDMSRLYFVSDRDGSDSIYAATVALTRAEIRERFADATKPAPPVEPALPETTQTDPSAEHTEPADPQASEPAQDPAVEPEPENTETKAAKKTDKPAKPKVAERWHDAIRFDLHPIVTEPTDDRSPTIAPDGLSMIFKRTRGDLVRLDLRTGEQQVLLESWDWSVEPRYSPCGRYFAIAVNDSDFNTDIFIAPVDGSWAPVNITRHPDNDTSPRWSSDGKILAFLSEREGDSYDVYTITLDRALEAMTNQERDAYFKERVEASKKLGVIDPIDWTADPTAPESEPKPEIKPVTEPFTHEDLADAYRRLRRITRYPGSTSNLEMTPAGDRIIFRATGGAGGTTGIYSVKHDGTDEKRLSTAGSVQHVAANGSKVVLISSGRASTVPPAGGSEERINIVASIDLDNEALSLQKFHEMARTLGRTFYHPTMKDLDWETLTRDYADLARRAATSDEFNEIGNRLLGELNASHLGIMGGGGYSNPDFRPAGKLGIDASPLTLDDGSGAYRVDHVLPRVRTNAGDMRLIAGDLITAIELEPLKPTDTLDARLAGRAGVETIITVLRTGVVDSLNLLVTPVNLSEERAMRYDDWQLRGAAKVEELSAGRLGYLHIRAMGAPDLVEFERDLFAAGYGKEGLIIDVRSNGGGWTADRVMAALTYTEHAYTIPRGADPEAGRGYPRDRLFIQRYTGPVNMLCNQKSFSNAEIVSHAFKTLKRGTLVGQQTYGGVISTGAFSLVDGTTVRQPFRGWYLPDGTDMENNGAVPDIIVPQRAAEEAEGIDRQLEAAVADLLKRIDG from the coding sequence ATGTTCAATCGCATCTGTGTGCGGCTGCTCGCCGCGTGGTTCGTCCTGGTCTCCTGTTCACTCTCGACCCGCGCTGGCGAGGTCGATCTCCCCCGGTTCCCCTCCATCAGCCCCGACGGCAGCACCATCGTGTTCTCATGGCGCGGCGATCTGTGGAGGACCAGCGCTAGCGGCGGCGAAGCATTCCGCCTCACCGCACACCCCGCCGACGAAACCCGCTCGGCATGGAGCCCCGACGGATCACTCATCGCATTCGAATCCAACCGAAGTGGGCGCCGGGCCATTCACACCATGAAGCCCGACGGATCCGACGTTCAGCAGATCACAACCGAAGATGCCAGCCTCACCCTCTCGGGCTTCACCGCAGATGGCAAGTTCGTCCTCGTTTCCGGATCGATCGAGGGCGATGTCTACCGCTCCGAAAGACCCTACCGCGCCAGTATCCACGGCGGGCCCATCGAGCGACTCCACGGCGCATTCGGTCAAGCTGCAGCCGCTCACCCCGACGGAGTGCGCTACATCTTCGAACGCGGCGGATCCAGCTGGATGCGCCGACACTATCGCGGTCCCGACGACCGCAACCTCTACCTCTACAACTCGACCGATGGCTCATTCGCACGCCTCACCAACTGGCGAGGCAACGATGGTCAGCCCGTCTGGAAAGACGCCGACACCATCATCTATATGTCAGATCTCGGCAGCGGCGAGCATGGTTTCGTCAACCTCTGGGCTTTCGACCTTGCCACGCGAGAACCCGGAGCACGCCCACTCACCGCCTACACCGATCGCGATATCACTGCTTTCGACGTCTCACGCGACGGCCGGACCGTCGTCTTCACAAAGTGGGACGGGCTTTACGTCGCGATGTTTGCCGGCGAAATCCTGGACCAGCCGACGCGCATCCGCGTCAAGGCGCCCGCCGACGCTACGCCACGCCGCGAGACACGCGATGTCTCGGGCGATGTCAGCGAAGCGATTCTCAGCCCAGATGGCAAAGTCATGGCGTTCGTCGCGTTCGGCGATGTGTACGTCCGCGCCATCGAGGAAGGCAGCCCGACGCGCCAGGTCACGCAAAGTATGGCCCGCGAACGTGACATCGCATGGTCGCCCGATATGTCCCGCCTCTACTTCGTCTCCGATCGTGATGGCAGCGATTCGATCTATGCCGCCACGGTTGCGCTTACGCGAGCCGAAATCCGCGAGCGCTTCGCTGATGCAACCAAACCAGCACCGCCCGTCGAGCCTGCTTTGCCTGAAACCACACAAACCGATCCTTCCGCCGAACACACAGAGCCCGCCGACCCGCAAGCCAGCGAGCCCGCGCAGGATCCGGCTGTTGAACCCGAGCCCGAGAATACTGAAACCAAAGCAGCGAAGAAAACCGATAAACCCGCCAAGCCAAAAGTCGCCGAACGCTGGCATGATGCCATTCGTTTTGATCTCCACCCGATTGTCACCGAACCCACCGACGACCGCTCGCCCACCATCGCGCCCGATGGCCTCTCCATGATCTTCAAACGTACACGCGGCGATCTTGTGCGTCTTGACCTCCGCACCGGCGAGCAGCAAGTCCTGCTCGAATCATGGGACTGGAGCGTCGAGCCGCGCTATTCGCCGTGCGGGCGCTACTTTGCCATCGCTGTCAACGATTCAGATTTCAACACCGACATCTTCATCGCGCCGGTCGATGGTTCGTGGGCACCAGTCAATATCACACGCCACCCCGACAACGACACTTCGCCACGATGGTCGAGCGATGGAAAGATCCTCGCATTCCTCTCCGAGCGCGAGGGCGACTCCTACGACGTCTACACCATCACGCTCGATCGTGCGCTCGAAGCCATGACCAATCAGGAGCGCGATGCATACTTCAAGGAGCGCGTCGAAGCAAGCAAGAAACTCGGCGTCATCGATCCGATCGACTGGACAGCCGACCCCACCGCGCCAGAATCAGAGCCAAAACCAGAGATCAAGCCTGTCACCGAACCATTCACACACGAAGATCTCGCCGATGCCTACCGCCGCCTGCGTCGCATCACGCGCTACCCCGGCAGCACCAGCAATCTCGAAATGACTCCCGCAGGCGACAGGATCATCTTCCGCGCCACGGGTGGCGCGGGCGGTACAACCGGCATTTACTCGGTCAAGCACGACGGCACCGACGAAAAACGCCTCTCGACCGCCGGTTCGGTCCAGCACGTGGCCGCCAATGGCAGCAAGGTCGTGCTGATCTCCTCGGGCCGCGCCAGCACCGTCCCGCCCGCCGGTGGCAGCGAAGAACGCATCAACATCGTTGCCAGCATCGACCTCGACAATGAAGCCCTGAGTCTCCAGAAGTTCCACGAGATGGCCCGCACACTCGGGCGCACGTTCTACCACCCGACCATGAAGGACCTGGACTGGGAAACGCTGACACGCGACTATGCAGATCTCGCTCGCCGGGCTGCAACCTCCGACGAGTTCAACGAAATCGGCAATCGTCTGTTGGGCGAACTCAACGCCTCGCATCTGGGCATCATGGGCGGCGGAGGCTACAGCAATCCCGACTTCCGCCCCGCAGGCAAACTCGGAATTGATGCCTCACCCCTCACACTCGACGACGGCAGCGGGGCATACCGCGTCGATCATGTGCTGCCTCGCGTGCGCACAAACGCGGGCGATATGCGACTCATTGCCGGCGACCTCATCACCGCGATCGAACTCGAACCGCTCAAGCCGACCGACACACTCGACGCGCGCCTCGCCGGCCGCGCCGGTGTCGAGACCATCATCACCGTTTTGCGCACGGGCGTCGTGGACAGTCTCAATCTGCTCGTCACCCCGGTGAACCTCTCCGAAGAGCGCGCTATGCGCTACGACGACTGGCAACTCCGCGGGGCAGCGAAGGTCGAAGAACTTTCCGCTGGTCGTCTTGGTTACCTCCACATCCGCGCGATGGGCGCGCCCGATCTCGTCGAGTTCGAGCGCGACCTCTTCGCGGCGGGCTATGGCAAGGAAGGACTTATCATCGACGTGCGCTCCAACGGCGGCGGATGGACCGCTGATCGCGTCATGGCCGCACTGACGTATACAGAACACGCATACACCATTCCGCGCGGCGCCGACCCGGAGGCGGGCCGTGGCTATCCGCGCGATCGCCTCTTCATCCAGCGCTACACCGGACCGGTCAACATGCTGTGCAACCAGAAGAGTTTTTCCAACGCCGAGATTGTCAGTCACGCCTTCAAGACTCTCAAGCGTGGCACACTGGTCGGACAGCAGACTTATGGCGGCGTGATCTCGACCGGCGCATTCTCGCTCGTCGATGGCACCACCGTGCGCCAGCCGTTCCGCGGGTGGTACCTGCCCGACGGAACAGACATGGAGAACAACGGCGCCGTGCCCGACATCATTGTGCCACAGCGCGCAGCCGAAGAGGCCGAAGGTATCGATCGCCAACTCGAGGCAGCCGTCGCCGACCTGCTCAAACGCATCGACGGCTGA